The following are encoded together in the Erwinia sp. E602 genome:
- the ompR gene encoding two-component system response regulator OmpR encodes MQENYKILVVDDDMRLRALLERYLTEQGFQVRSVANAEQMDRLLTRESFHLMVLDLMLPGEDGLSICRRLRSQSNPMPIIMVTAKGEEVDRIVGLEIGADDYIPKPFNPRELLARIRAVLRRQANELPGAPSQEEAVIAFGKFKLNLGTREMFREDEPMPLTSGEFAVLKALVSHPREPLSRDKLMNLARGREYSAMERSIDVQISRLRRMVEEDPAHPRYIQTVWGLGYVFVPDGSKA; translated from the coding sequence ATGCAAGAAAACTACAAAATTCTGGTCGTGGATGACGATATGCGCCTGCGTGCGCTGCTGGAACGTTATCTGACCGAACAGGGCTTCCAGGTGCGCAGCGTCGCCAATGCCGAACAGATGGACCGCCTGCTGACCCGTGAGTCCTTCCACCTGATGGTGCTGGACCTGATGTTACCGGGCGAAGACGGCCTGTCGATCTGCCGCCGTCTGCGCAGCCAGAGCAACCCGATGCCGATCATTATGGTTACGGCGAAAGGGGAAGAAGTTGACCGTATCGTCGGCCTGGAGATCGGTGCCGATGACTACATTCCTAAACCGTTTAACCCGCGTGAGCTGCTGGCCCGTATCCGCGCCGTGCTGCGCCGCCAGGCCAACGAGCTGCCGGGCGCGCCGTCGCAGGAAGAGGCGGTGATCGCCTTCGGCAAGTTTAAGCTGAACCTCGGCACCCGCGAGATGTTCCGTGAAGACGAACCGATGCCGCTGACCAGCGGTGAATTTGCGGTACTGAAGGCGCTGGTCAGCCACCCGCGCGAGCCGCTGTCGCGCGATAAGCTGATGAACCTGGCGCGCGGCCGCGAATACAGCGCCATGGAACGTTCTATCGACGTACAGATCTCCCGCCTGCGCCGCATGGTGGAAGAGGACCCGGCGCACCCGCGCTATATTCAGACCGTCTGGGGCCTGGGCTACGTGTTTGTACCGGACGGCAGTAAAGCATGA
- the envZ gene encoding two-component system sensor histidine kinase EnvZ → MRRFRFSPRSSFARTLLLIVTLLFVSLVTTYLVVLNFAILPSLQQFNKVLAYEVRMLMTDRLQLEDGTQLEVPPAFRREIYRELGISLYTNAAAEESGLRWAQHYEFLSQQMAQQLGGPTDVRVEVNKNSPVVWLKTWLSPDIWVRVPLTEIHQGDFSPLFRYTLAIMLLAIGGAWLFIRIQNRPLVELEHAAVQVGKGIIPPPLREYGASEVRSVTRAFNQMASGVKQLADDRTLLMAGVSHDLRTPLTRIRLATEMMSGQDGYLAESINKDIEECNAIIEQFIDYLRTGQEMQFEVADLNGVLGEVVAAESGYEREIESAVMPSELMLDINPLAIKRAAANMVVNAARYGNGWIKVSSGRELQRAWFQVEDDGPGIEPDQLKHLFQPFVRGDSARSTSGTGLGLAIVQRIIDAHQGTLEIGRSDRGGLKIRAWLPLPPVNTLPGTPAP, encoded by the coding sequence ATGAGGCGATTCCGCTTCTCTCCCCGCAGTTCATTTGCCCGTACGCTGCTGCTGATCGTGACCCTGCTGTTTGTCAGCCTGGTCACGACCTACCTGGTGGTGCTGAACTTTGCCATTCTGCCCAGCCTGCAGCAGTTCAATAAAGTGCTGGCCTATGAGGTGCGGATGCTGATGACCGATCGGCTGCAGCTGGAAGATGGCACGCAGCTGGAGGTGCCACCGGCCTTCCGCCGTGAGATCTATCGCGAGCTGGGCATTTCGCTGTATACCAATGCGGCGGCGGAAGAGAGCGGACTGCGCTGGGCGCAACACTATGAGTTTCTCAGCCAGCAGATGGCGCAGCAGCTGGGCGGGCCGACCGATGTGCGGGTTGAAGTAAATAAAAACTCGCCGGTGGTGTGGCTGAAAACCTGGCTGTCGCCGGATATCTGGGTGAGGGTACCCTTAACGGAGATCCACCAGGGCGACTTCTCGCCGCTGTTCCGCTATACGCTGGCGATTATGCTGCTGGCGATCGGCGGTGCCTGGCTGTTTATCCGCATCCAGAACCGACCCTTAGTGGAACTGGAGCACGCGGCGGTGCAGGTGGGGAAAGGCATTATTCCGCCGCCGCTGCGCGAGTACGGCGCGTCGGAGGTGCGATCGGTAACCCGCGCATTTAATCAGATGGCCTCCGGCGTGAAGCAGCTGGCCGACGATCGCACGCTGCTGATGGCCGGGGTCAGCCACGATCTGCGCACGCCGCTGACGCGCATTCGCCTGGCGACAGAGATGATGTCCGGGCAGGACGGCTATCTGGCCGAGTCGATCAACAAAGATATCGAAGAGTGCAACGCGATTATCGAGCAGTTTATCGACTACCTGCGCACCGGCCAGGAGATGCAGTTTGAGGTCGCCGATCTGAACGGGGTACTGGGCGAGGTCGTGGCGGCCGAAAGCGGCTATGAACGCGAGATCGAAAGCGCGGTGATGCCGTCGGAACTGATGCTGGATATTAACCCGCTGGCAATCAAGCGCGCTGCGGCCAATATGGTGGTGAACGCTGCGCGCTACGGCAACGGCTGGATCAAGGTGAGTTCGGGGCGTGAGTTGCAGCGGGCGTGGTTCCAGGTGGAGGATGATGGTCCGGGCATTGAGCCGGATCAGCTCAAGCATCTGTTCCAGCCGTTTGTACGCGGTGACAGCGCGCGCAGCACCAGCGGTACCGGCCTTGGTCTCGCTATCGTGCAGCGTATTATCGACGCCCACCAGGGCACGCTGGAGATTGGACGCAGCGACAGGGGCGGCCTGAAAATCCGTGCCTGGCTGCCGCTGCCGCCGGTGAATACCCTGCCGGGCACGCCGGCACCCTGA
- the pckA gene encoding phosphoenolpyruvate carboxykinase (ATP) encodes MSVYSLTSGELATYGITATTEVIHNPDYDLLFKEETRPGLTGYERGTVTDSGAVAVDTGVFTGRSPKDKYLVRDETTRDMLWWSDQGTGKNDNQPLTPETWHALKELVSRQLSGKRLFVVDAWCGANPDTRLCVRFITEVAWQAHFVKNMFIRPDDASLSCFTPDFVVMNGAKCTNPHWQEQGLNSENFVAFNLTERMQLIGGSWYGGEMKKGLFSIMNTLLPLKGIASMHCSANVGKQGDVAIFFGLSGTGKTTLSTDPQRQLIGDDEHGWDNDGVFNFEGGCYAKTINLSAQAEPEIYHAIRRDALLENVVVRADGSVDYADGSRTENTRVSYPINHIENIVKPVSKAGHAKTVIFLTADAFGVLPPVSRLTPAQTQYHFLSGFTAKLAGTERGVTEPTPTFSACFGAAFLTLHPTQYAEVLVKRMQAAGAQAWLVNTGWNGSGKRFSLQDTRNIINAILSGELNEAETVTLPVFNLAMPLQVSGVDGQLLDPRNSYANGSEWQTKAQDLAQRFIANFEKFTDTAAGAALVKAGPKL; translated from the coding sequence ATGAGCGTATACAGCCTGACTTCCGGGGAGCTTGCTACTTATGGTATTACCGCCACGACTGAGGTAATCCATAACCCCGATTACGACCTGCTGTTTAAGGAAGAGACCCGCCCCGGGCTGACCGGTTACGAGCGCGGTACGGTGACCGACTCCGGGGCCGTTGCCGTCGATACCGGCGTCTTTACCGGCCGTTCGCCAAAAGATAAGTATCTGGTGCGTGACGAGACCACCCGCGACATGCTGTGGTGGAGCGACCAGGGCACCGGTAAAAATGATAACCAGCCGCTGACGCCGGAGACCTGGCATGCGCTGAAGGAGCTGGTTAGCCGCCAGCTCTCCGGCAAGCGGCTGTTTGTGGTCGACGCCTGGTGCGGCGCTAACCCGGATACCCGCCTGTGCGTGCGTTTTATTACCGAGGTTGCCTGGCAGGCGCACTTCGTCAAGAACATGTTTATCCGGCCGGACGACGCGTCGCTCTCCTGTTTTACCCCGGACTTCGTGGTGATGAACGGCGCAAAATGTACCAATCCGCACTGGCAGGAGCAGGGGCTGAACTCGGAAAATTTTGTCGCGTTTAACCTGACCGAGCGTATGCAGCTGATCGGCGGCAGCTGGTACGGCGGCGAAATGAAGAAGGGCCTGTTCTCGATCATGAACACCCTGCTGCCGTTGAAGGGGATCGCATCCATGCACTGCTCGGCCAACGTGGGGAAACAGGGCGACGTGGCGATATTCTTCGGGCTTTCAGGGACCGGCAAGACCACCCTCTCGACCGATCCGCAGCGCCAGCTGATTGGCGATGACGAGCACGGCTGGGATAACGACGGCGTGTTTAACTTTGAAGGCGGCTGCTACGCTAAAACCATTAACCTCTCCGCACAGGCCGAGCCGGAGATTTATCACGCCATACGCCGCGACGCGCTGCTGGAGAACGTAGTGGTGCGCGCGGACGGCTCGGTGGATTACGCCGACGGCAGCAGGACCGAAAATACCCGGGTTTCTTACCCGATTAATCATATTGAAAATATCGTTAAGCCGGTCTCGAAAGCGGGTCACGCGAAAACCGTGATCTTCCTCACCGCTGACGCCTTTGGCGTGCTGCCGCCGGTGTCACGGCTGACCCCGGCACAAACGCAGTACCACTTTCTGTCCGGCTTTACCGCCAAGCTGGCCGGCACCGAGCGCGGCGTCACCGAACCGACGCCAACCTTCTCCGCCTGCTTTGGCGCGGCGTTCCTCACCCTGCACCCGACGCAGTACGCCGAGGTGCTGGTAAAACGTATGCAGGCCGCCGGCGCGCAGGCGTGGCTGGTGAATACCGGCTGGAACGGCAGCGGTAAACGGTTTTCGCTGCAGGATACCCGCAACATCATCAACGCCATTCTCAGCGGCGAACTTAACGAGGCGGAGACGGTAACGCTGCCGGTGTTTAACCTGGCGATGCCACTGCAGGTCAGCGGCGTAGACGGTCAGCTGCTGGATCCGCGTAACAGCTACGCTAACGGGTCGGAGTGGCAAACGAAGGCGCAGGATCTGGCGCAGCGCTTTATCGCCAACTTTGAAAAATTTACCGATACCGCAGCGGGTGCCGCGCTGGTGAAGGCGGGCCCGAAACTCTGA
- the hslO gene encoding Hsp33 family molecular chaperone HslO, which produces MSQQDQMHRYLFENHAVRGELVNVSQTWREITAGHDYPQPVQQILGELLVATSLLTATLKFDGDITVQLQGDGPLNLAVINGNNQQEMRGVARVQGEIADGSSLKQLVGNGYLIITISPKEGERYQGVVGLEGDTLAACLEDYFMRSEQLPTRLFIHTGEADGQPGAGGVLLQVLPAQDSQMDDFSHLATLTETLKTEELLGLPATEVLWRLYHQEEVTVYDPQPVCFKCTCSRERCADVLSTLPQHEVDEILAEDGNIDMHCDYCGSHYVFDAVDIAAIRSGSAAADQQVH; this is translated from the coding sequence ATGTCCCAGCAAGATCAGATGCACCGTTACCTGTTTGAAAACCACGCCGTGCGCGGCGAACTGGTCAACGTTTCCCAGACCTGGCGCGAAATCACCGCCGGGCACGACTACCCGCAACCGGTGCAGCAGATCCTCGGTGAGCTGCTGGTGGCCACCAGCCTGCTGACCGCCACGCTGAAGTTTGACGGTGATATCACCGTACAGCTGCAGGGTGACGGCCCGCTGAATCTGGCGGTAATTAACGGTAACAATCAGCAGGAGATGCGCGGCGTGGCGCGCGTGCAGGGCGAGATCGCCGACGGCAGCAGCCTGAAACAGCTGGTCGGCAACGGCTACCTGATCATCACCATTTCGCCGAAAGAGGGTGAGCGCTATCAGGGCGTAGTCGGTCTGGAAGGCGACACGCTGGCCGCCTGTCTGGAAGATTACTTTATGCGCTCCGAGCAGCTGCCAACCCGGCTGTTTATCCACACCGGTGAGGCCGACGGCCAGCCGGGCGCGGGCGGCGTACTGCTGCAGGTGCTGCCGGCCCAGGACAGCCAGATGGACGATTTCAGCCACCTCGCCACCCTGACCGAAACCCTGAAAACCGAAGAGCTGCTCGGCCTGCCGGCCACCGAAGTCCTGTGGCGTCTCTACCATCAGGAAGAGGTGACGGTGTACGATCCGCAGCCGGTTTGCTTTAAGTGCACCTGCTCGCGCGAGCGCTGCGCCGATGTACTGAGCACCCTGCCGCAGCACGAAGTCGACGAGATCCTGGCGGAAGATGGCAATATTGATATGCACTGTGACTACTGCGGCAGCCACTATGTTTTCGACGCGGTGGATATTGCGGCCATCCGCAGCGGGTCGGCGGCAGCGGACCAACAGGTTCACTGA
- the hslR gene encoding ribosome-associated heat shock protein Hsp15: MKEKPTDGVRLDKWLWAARFYKTRAIAREMIEGGKVHYNGQRGKPSKLVESGAELTLRQGNDERTVVIQAVSDKRGPAGDAQLLYLETAQSIEKREKVALARKLNALSMPHPDRRPDKKERRDLMKFKNSGEGAE; the protein is encoded by the coding sequence ATGAAAGAAAAACCCACTGACGGGGTCCGTCTTGATAAATGGCTGTGGGCGGCGCGCTTCTATAAAACCCGCGCCATCGCCCGCGAAATGATCGAGGGCGGCAAGGTTCACTATAACGGCCAGCGCGGTAAGCCGAGCAAACTGGTAGAGAGCGGTGCCGAACTGACGCTGCGTCAGGGAAACGACGAGCGCACGGTAGTGATCCAGGCCGTCAGCGACAAACGCGGCCCGGCTGGCGACGCCCAGCTGCTCTACCTGGAAACCGCGCAGAGCATTGAGAAGCGCGAAAAGGTGGCGCTGGCGCGTAAGCTGAATGCGCTGAGCATGCCGCACCCCGACCGCCGCCCGGATAAAAAAGAGCGTCGCGACCTGATGAAATTTAAAAATTCCGGCGAGGGTGCTGAGTAA